In one Amyelois transitella isolate CPQ chromosome 22, ilAmyTran1.1, whole genome shotgun sequence genomic region, the following are encoded:
- the LOC106129899 gene encoding uncharacterized protein LOC106129899 yields MGKNKTIPSGERTIILRVLHFFEEEKKKGSPLLPLKKALSRTSTATGVSLSTITRIKKEELKIIQEISHTKPQESCSEQTAPTLVSQSRPEVILPTPGKKRGPAHNKMVIDDRTICAIKDIVNNFYKEKNELPTLKKILAVAKANFNFPGQKETLRKILREKCGYTFTKCVRRSDILKGRNEVGFWRARNVKTKEKKQFGKDKKRKKVKIEDLNKTNFDKIENSQSQLNKTINECREIVYEHSKMVNSHSEIVNRHSEMASEMVNNFNKFDNRHSEMGNEQCDNVTGCNEIGIVHSEIGNVHCGMANEHSEIGRYTVNTMKNEQIELRIDKQYVGVEMSMVEY; encoded by the exons ATGGggaaaaacaaaactattcCCAGTGGAGAGCGGACTATTATATTAAGAGTCCTGCACTTTTTTGAAGAAGAGAAGAAAAAGGGCTCGCCTCTTCTTCCTCTGAAAAAAGCATTAAGCAGGACAAGCACAGCTACAGGCGTCAGTTTAAGTACAATAACTCGCATAAAGAAGGAAGAACTGAAGATTATTCAG GAAATTTCTCATACGAAACCGCAAGAATCATGTTCTGAACAAACTGCACCAACTCTAGTTTCACAGTCAAGGCCCGAAGTAATCCTGCCGACACCAGGAAAGAAACGTGGTCCTGCACACAATAAAATGGTTATTGATGATAGAACAATTTGTGCTATAAAAGACATAGTGAACAACTtctacaaagaaaaaaatgaattgccaacattaaaaaaaatattggctgTAGCAAAAGCAAATTTCAATTTCCCAGGCCAAAAGGAAACTCTACGCAAAATTTTGAGGGAAAAATGTGGATATACATTTACTAAATGCGTAAGGAGAAGTGATATTTTGAAAGGTAGAAATGAGGTGGGCTTTTGGAGAGCTCGCAATGTTAAAACGAAGGAGAAGAAACAGTTtggtaaagataaaaaaaggaaaaaggttaaaattgaagatttaaataaaactaattttgataaaattgaaaattcacAGAGCCAacttaataaaactataaatgaATGCAGAGAAATAGTATATGAACATAGCAAAATGGTAAATAGTCATAGCGAAATTGTTAACAGACATAGTGAAATGGCCAGTGAAAtggtgaataattttaacaaattcgATAACAGACATAGCGAAATGGGCAATGAACAATGTGATAATGTTACTGGTTGTAATGAAATTGGAATTGTTCATAGTGAAATTGGAAATGTACACTGTGGAATGGCTAATGAACACAGTGAAATTGGAAGGTATACAGTTAATACAATGAAAAATGaacagatagaattgagaatagATAAGCAATATGTTGGTGTTGAAATGTCTATGGTAGAGTATTGA